The DNA sequence AATTGGTTTATACTTCTCAGGGTTCTCCCAAATATCCTCTCTGAGTGTCTTTTGCGGATCAAAAACAATCAAATCATCAAGCCCAACACCATAACGCAAATAGTCTTCATCGTCGGTTACAAAGAGGTAGTTAATATTCTCTAGTGCTCCTTCACGTTTAAGTTTGGCAAACCCTTTAATAACATCTTCAACCTTTTGATCAAGTTTGGCAGAGTAAACCTCCACCTGCATGTAAGCACCAGCTTCATCTTCTTCATACTGCTTAAGCTGAAGAATATCCTTCTGATCCTCTTTATCAAGCTTCTCAAAAACCTCTTTTGCCACAGAGTCATCATGCTCTTCAAGCTCCTGAATAAAGTCGGTCTGATCATCAGATTCCATTTCCGAAAGTGACTCTGCAATTTCCTGTGGGGTGAAGCTCTCAACAATATCCCCAAAGTAGCGATCAGGAAGTTCCAATGCAACATCGGCAATAAGCTCTTTGGGGATATGCTTCAGCGCTTCACCAAAGTCACTCTCATTCATATCCTTAAGAAGATTGGCAATCTCAGAAGGATGAAGCTCATCTTGTGGATGAATATTGAGATAATGTTTGAGCTTATCCATGCTATGCTTCCTTATTATAAAAATACGCAGTATTATACTCGAATTTGAGAGAGAATAAAAGAGATAAAGATTGTATCTATCTTGTTGTTTTAGTATAAAATCATATTGTAATACTTTAGAATTAATTAACTTCTACTATTTTTGTTCATAAAGGGGCACCCCCCTAAGCAATAGAGGGAAGATAATTTAAAGTTGTGGACCAGCAGATGCAAAATCAAACTCTCCACCTTTATCATCATAGCGGTGGAAGTTCTCGATAAACATCTTAGCAAGTTTTGCTAACATTGTGTCATATTCTACTTTATTAGCCCAAGTATTTCTCGGGTTTAGCACCATATTATCTTTAACGCCATCAAGTGTTTTGGGAATTTTCAAATTAAAAGTTGATAGTGTCTCAAACTCAGCATTATTAATGGAGCCATTGAGAATACCATCGATACATGCTCTAGTATCCTTGATGCTCATACGTTTACCTATGCCATAAGGACCACCTGTCCATCCAGTATTCACCAGATAGACATTGACGTTATGCTCATCAATCTTCTTCCCAAGAAGTTCTGCGTAGACAGTCGGGTGCAATGGTAAAAATGCTTCACCAAAACAAGCAGAGAAGGTTGCAACTGGTTCAGTAATGCCACGTTCAGTACCAGCAACTTTTGCTGTATATCCACTTAAAAAATAATACATTGCCTGTTCTTTAGTTAATTTACTAACTGGTGGCAACACCCCAAATGCATCAGCAGTAAGGAAAATAATATTATTAGGGTGACCTGCCTGCAAGTCAGGTTTATGGTTTTTAATGTGTTCAATAGGGTAAGAAACACGGGTATTTTCTGTTTTAGAGCTATCAGAATAATCAACATTTCCATTTTTATCTGCTACAACATTCTCAAGTAGTGCGTCTTTAATAATGGCACCATAAATTTCAGGCTCAGACTTAGGATCAAGATTAATTACTTTAGCATAACATCCACCCTCAAAATTGAAGACACCGTTATCATCCCATCCATGCTCATCATCACCAATGAGTGCACGATGCGGATCAGTAGAAAGTGTCGTTTTTCCTGTACCAGAAAGTCCAAAGAAGAGACAAACATCCCCTTCTTTTCCAACATTGGCAGAGCAATGCATAGAGAGCTTTCCTTCAAGCGGTAGCCAGTAGTTCATCATAGAAAAAATACCTTTTTTCATTTCACCACCATACCAAGTCCCACCAATAATAGAAATATTGTCTTCAATATTAAATACAACAAAGACATCAGAATTAAGTCCATGCTCTTTGTATTTCTCATCGACTACTTTACAAGCATTATAAACAGTAAACTCAGGCTCAAAACACTCCAATTCCTCTTCTGTAGGGCGAATGAACATATTTTTAACAAAGTGTGCCTGCCACGCTACTTCTGTAATGAAACGAATAGAACGCCTACTTGCCTTACTTGCGCCGGTAAAGACATCCATGATATATATCTTCTTGCCTGAAAGCTGATTTCTCGTAAGATCTAAAAGTTCTTCATAGACTTCTTTTTTAATTGATCTATTGACATCACCCCATGCAATATGCTCATTTGAAGGTGGCTGATCCACAAAATACTTATCTTTTGGACTTCTTCCAGTAAAGATACCTGTATCACACATTGCTGTGCCTGAAGTAGAAATCCTACACTCTTGTTTGTTTATCTCATACGATTGCAACTCATCATAACTCAAATTGTAATAGACTTCTTGAATGTCTTTTAACCCTAGTTTATCAAGTCTATTGGGCGTTCTGGTACTCATTGGTATCCTCTTTTATTTAAATGCTATGCCAAAAGCATATCTCAAAAAAAATACCTTTTCTGAAATATACCTTTTTATTATAAAGCAAGAAACCCTTACTTTATAATAGATTTCTATTTAAAAATAGAAAGAAGCACACCAGCTGCAACTGCTGAACCAATAACTCCTGCCACATTAGGACCCATCGCATGCATCAGTAGAATATTTCCTGGCTTTGCCTCGGAACCAACCTTGCTTGAAACACGTGCTGCCATTGGTACTGCAGATACCCCTGCAGACCCAATCAGTGGGTTAATAGGCTCGCTAGAGAACTTATTCATAACTTTTGCCATCAATACACCAGCTGCTGTACCTGCTGCAAATGCAAGTAGGCCAATAACCATAATACCCAGTGTCTCAGGAACAAGAAACTTATCTGCCTGTAGTGTCATACCAACACCAAATCCAAGAAAAATAGTTACAATATTAATCAGTGAGTTTTGCATCTCATTACTCAATCTATCCACCACACCAGACTCTTTAGCAAAATTACCAAACGCAAAGGATCCCATCAGTGGTGCTGCATCGGGTAGCACTAAAGTAATCATCATAATCACCACCAAAGGAAAGACAAGTTTTTCTAGTCTATGTACCTTTCTGCTCGTCTTCATCACAATCTTACGCTCTTCTTCTGTCGTTAATGCCTTCATAATTGGAGGCTGAATAACTGGCACAAGTGCCATATAAGAGTATGCTGCAACAGCAATTGCTCCTAACATCTCAGGAGCCAATGCTGAAGCAATGAAGATTGAGGTTGGACCATCCGCACCCCCAATAATAGAGATAGCTGCAGATTGTTTCAAAGTAAAGTCAACCATACCAGTGTATTGTGAGAGTGCTGCAGCACCAACCAAAGAACCAAAAATACCAAACTGTGCTGCACCACCAAGTAGTGCTGTTTTGGGGTTAGCAAGTAGCGGACCAAAATCAGTCATTGCCCCTACTCCCATGAAAATCAACAAAGGAAAAAACTCATTAGCAATACCCATACCATAAATAATCCCCAGCATTCCATGTGGTCCTGTCATATTGGCAATAGGAATGTTTGCCAGCAATCCACCAAAGGCAATAGGTAATAGCAACAATGGTTCAAATCCTTTACCGATCGCAAGATAGAAGAGAATAAAGATAATAATGAACATAATTACACGTCCCCAACTTTGGGAAAATTTACTCACCTCCACACCCTGACCATTTTTTACACCCTCTTTAGGATTGATGATTGCATCCAAACCTGTGGTGTGAAAAAAACTAACAATGAGCTCGGTCACACTTTTTGGATGATAGCTTGCTTTCTCTTCAGCGATTAACTGCTCTTGTGTCTTAAAGTGACGCATGCCACTTTCTTGTTCATTAGCAGTTGCTGTATTTGTTAAAAAGGCAAATATAAAAAGTGTAGAGAACAACAGATACTTAATCTTCATAATTACTCCATTGTAGCAAGTAGTTGTCCATCAGTGACCGCATCATTCACGTTGATATTAATAGACTTAATCGTACCTGCCTGAGGTGCTGCAATATCAATCTCCATTTTCATTGCTTCAAGAATCATAATCACCTCACCTTCTGCAACATTGTCTCCTGCATTTTTCAAAATCTTCCAAACATTACCTGGGGTCTGAGAATGGATTTCAATACTTCCCTCTCCACTAACCACAGGTGCTGCTGGTGCTGGTGTAGACGTAGGTGTTGTTGTCATCGGTGCAATTTGAACATCACCACTTCCCTCTGCCACTTGAACGCTATACTGCTTACCGTCAACTACTACCGTATAATTTCCTGCCATATTTCTTTCTCCACAATTATTTTCTTTACCTTTTCTTACCATCAATGGTGATTCACCCTTGAGGAACGCAATACCTTTCTGGTCACATGATGCTGCAATAAAAATATTTTCTTCAGTTGTTTCTAGACCTTCTTCTTCAAGAATTTTTGTCCAGTGCACGATAGATTTTGTCTCATCCCTGTCAGCAATATCAAGAGGATTTTCTATAGTCGGATCAAGCTTAAGCTTCTGGCTTGCCAACTCAACAATCTTACGATCTGGCTCCACCGGTGTCTTACCAAAGTATCCTAATACCATTTTTCCATAACCTGGAGCAATTTGCTTCCATGGTCCAAACATCACATTGGCATATGCTTGTTGCCAATAAAACTGACTGACAGGTGTTACTGAAGTACCATAACCGCCACGCTCAACAACCTCTTTCATTGCCTTAATGACTTCATCAAATTTATCAAGATCACCATTATCTCTCATCATCTGTGTATTGGCAGTCAGTGCGCCACCTGGCATTGGAGAGAATGGAATAAGTGGACTAACTTGTGTTGCCTCTGGTGGAACCATATATTCGGCTAAACACTCCTTAAGTCTCTCTTCATATTTGAGAACCTTGTCAAGCTTCAAATCACCAAGATTGTAGTTTGTCCCTTTTGTTGCATGTAACATTGTTAGAATATCAGGCTGGGAAGTACCGCCACTAACTGGACTTGCTGCCATATCAATACCATTGGCACCTGCTTCAAGTGCTGCAAGATAGGATGCTACAGAGACACCTGCTGTCTCATGTGTGTGTAACCTCAAATGAATACTGTCGCCTAAAAGATTTCTTGCCATTGCAATGGTCTCATAGACCTTATGAGGATTGGCTGTACCTGAGGCATCCTTAAAACAGACAGAATCAAACTCTATACCACTGTCAAGTATATTTCTCAGTGTTTTCTCATAGAATGGCACATCATGTGCTCCTTTGCATCCTGGAGGTAGATCCATCATGGTTACGACTACTTCGTGGTTCATGTTGTGCTTCTTGATACACTGTGCTGAATACTCAAGGTTATTAACATCATTGAGTGCATCAAAGTTACGTACCGTTGTAGTACCATGCTTGGCAAACATTTTTGCAAAAAGGTCAATCATCTCACGACTTCCGGTATCAAGCATAACCGTATTGATACCACGAGAGAGGACCTGAAGATTTGCTTCAGGTCCTACAATCTCACGGAATCCATCCATCATCTCAAATGCATTCTCTTGAAGATAAAAGAAAAGTGACTGAAAACGTGCACCACCACCAAATTCAAAGTGCGTAACTCCTGCCTCTTTCGCTGCCTCAACCGCTGGAAAAAAGTCGTCCATTAATACACGACCACCAAAGACAGACTGAAAACCATCTCTGAACGTCGTATCCATTACATCAATATATTTTTTAGCCATTTAAAACCTTTTATTTGTATTTATCTTTACGAAATTCTGCAATTGTTGCAACGATAGCAGCTATATGATGAGTGTCTTGTGTCTGATCAGATTGTAAAGATGAAGTTGATACTTCTGGTGTTTTTTCGAGGAAATACTTATTAATAATCTTTGCTTGAAGCTTCATGACTTGTACCAATACAAGTAAAAAAATAAAGACAATCAGCATACCAAGCATCATAAACTTGAGAGCTTCGCCTACGAGTGAATATTCCATTTATGGTTACCTTTATCAATTGGTTTACAAATTTTAAACCCGTTTTGCTTTGGGTTAGTTAAAAAATTTTGGTTATCTTCGCTTTTTTCTACGATTGTTGGAACGGGTAGCTTTTTGTTTATTTTCATAACCTTCTAACATGCCATCTACAGTCTGCTGATCAAAGCCTATCTGATCTCCAGTATTATACCGCTCTTGCTCAATCACCCTAGAAACAAGCTTTTCAAGAAGTACTTCCTTGTTTATGTCTCCAAGCACTTCAATAACCTGTTTTGCTTCAGTGTGAACCGATAATGCACGTATCTGATCAGCAAGATACCCTATGCTCGTATCATTCAGCTCTTCGTTGTCCTGAATAGTTGCCAAACACATCTGGGCTCCTACCTCTTTTTGAATACGCTGCAATTCTTTAAACTCTTCAGTGGTCACCAAAGTAATTGCTTGCCCTCTTTTGCCTGCACGTCCTGTACGACCAATACGATGGACATAGCTTTGTGGGTCAAAAGGAATATGATAGTTAAAAACATGGGTTACATCCTTGACATCCAACCCTCGTGCAGCAACATCGGTAGCAACCATAATTTTTGTCTCTCCTCTGCGGTAAGATCGAATGAGTACTTCACGATCTTGTTGCTCAAGATCTCCATGTAAACCCGTAGCATTAAAACCCAGTGCATTCAAGTGCTCTGTTAGTCTATCAACTTCACGCTTCATGCGACAAAAGATAATACATTTATTGATATCTTCTGTTTCTAACAGCTTTACAATGGCTGTATCACGTTGACTCTCATTAATAACACAATAGCGTTGCTCAATCACATTATTGGTTGTCTCTTCTTCACCAATAACTGAGATAAATTCTGGCTGATAGAGAATATGATTAGCAAGCTCCTTAATGGGTTCAGGCATCGTTGCTGAAAAAAGCAATGTTTGACGATTTTGTGGAATATATTCAAAAATATCCTTAATCTCATCAAGAAAGCCCATATCAAGCATCTCATCTGCCTCATCAAGTACAACAATCTCGGGATTGAGCACATCAATCTTTCCTTTATGATAGAGATCTTTCAATCTGCCTGGTGTTGCTACCACAATCTGTACTCCTTTATGAATAAGTGCAATCTGTCGACCATACCCTACCCCACCATAGACAGTCAGAGTACGTATACCAGCAAAACGCCCAAGATGATAAAGCTCATCACTCACCTGCGTAGCAAGCTCACGTGTAGGGGTAATAACAAGTGCACGCTCAATCTCACCTCTAGCAAGTTTGTCCATCATTGGTAGTCCAAAAGCTGCAGTTTTTCCTGTACCTGTATGCGCTTGTGCAACTAAGTCTTTTCCTTCCTCAATGATTGGAATTGCCATTTTTTGAATAGGACTTGGCTCTTTAAACCCTGCAATCTTTACCCCTTTAGCAATATCATGATGAAAGTTAAATTCATGAAATTTCATTCTCTTCCTTTGAATAGATACAAATCTACTTTTGCAAAATTTTGTCCAAAAGAACTTTTGAACTTAACCAAAGCTCCCAAAGGAGATTTTATAAATTCAATTATCCTATATTTACCAATAGGATGACTCCAAATATAATCCGATAGATACCAAATGCTACAAAGGTAAAGCGTTGTAAAAATACTAAAAAGAGCTTAATAGTCATATAGGCAACTATAAATGCTATCACAAATCCAACAAAAAATGCTCCCCAATTGGCATTGAAAAACTCGTGGTAGTATTTAAGCAATTGATATCCACTTACTGTTGCCATAACAGGAATAGCAAGCAAAAAACTAAATTCTGTTGAAGTCTTCCGGTTAAGCCCTACGAGCAGTCCTCCGATAATAGTAGCTCCTGCTCTACTCGTTCCAGGTATCAGTGAGAAAACTTGTGCTATACCAATCCAAAGTGCTTGCATATGAGAAACCTTTTCTGTATCCTTGATATGTATCTCCTTTCCTTCATAAAAGTACTCGACCGCCAGAAAAACAATACCACCGATAATAAACATCCATGCAACCGTCTGTACATTTAAAAGGGTTTTAATCTGGTCTTTAAAAATAAAGCCGACAACAGCAAGGGGAAGAAAGGCAACAAAAAGTTTCATCCACAAGTCAA is a window from the Sulfurovum sp. genome containing:
- the pckA gene encoding phosphoenolpyruvate carboxykinase (ATP); translated protein: MSTRTPNRLDKLGLKDIQEVYYNLSYDELQSYEINKQECRISTSGTAMCDTGIFTGRSPKDKYFVDQPPSNEHIAWGDVNRSIKKEVYEELLDLTRNQLSGKKIYIMDVFTGASKASRRSIRFITEVAWQAHFVKNMFIRPTEEELECFEPEFTVYNACKVVDEKYKEHGLNSDVFVVFNIEDNISIIGGTWYGGEMKKGIFSMMNYWLPLEGKLSMHCSANVGKEGDVCLFFGLSGTGKTTLSTDPHRALIGDDEHGWDDNGVFNFEGGCYAKVINLDPKSEPEIYGAIIKDALLENVVADKNGNVDYSDSSKTENTRVSYPIEHIKNHKPDLQAGHPNNIIFLTADAFGVLPPVSKLTKEQAMYYFLSGYTAKVAGTERGITEPVATFSACFGEAFLPLHPTVYAELLGKKIDEHNVNVYLVNTGWTGGPYGIGKRMSIKDTRACIDGILNGSINNAEFETLSTFNLKIPKTLDGVKDNMVLNPRNTWANKVEYDTMLAKLAKMFIENFHRYDDKGGEFDFASAGPQL
- a CDS encoding sodium ion-translocating decarboxylase subunit beta; translation: MKIKYLLFSTLFIFAFLTNTATANEQESGMRHFKTQEQLIAEEKASYHPKSVTELIVSFFHTTGLDAIINPKEGVKNGQGVEVSKFSQSWGRVIMFIIIFILFYLAIGKGFEPLLLLPIAFGGLLANIPIANMTGPHGMLGIIYGMGIANEFFPLLIFMGVGAMTDFGPLLANPKTALLGGAAQFGIFGSLVGAAALSQYTGMVDFTLKQSAAISIIGGADGPTSIFIASALAPEMLGAIAVAAYSYMALVPVIQPPIMKALTTEEERKIVMKTSRKVHRLEKLVFPLVVIMMITLVLPDAAPLMGSFAFGNFAKESGVVDRLSNEMQNSLINIVTIFLGFGVGMTLQADKFLVPETLGIMVIGLLAFAAGTAAGVLMAKVMNKFSSEPINPLIGSAGVSAVPMAARVSSKVGSEAKPGNILLMHAMGPNVAGVIGSAVAAGVLLSIFK
- a CDS encoding biotin attachment protein; the protein is MAKKYIDVMDTTFRDGFQSVFGGRVLMDDFFPAVEAAKEAGVTHFEFGGGARFQSLFFYLQENAFEMMDGFREIVGPEANLQVLSRGINTVMLDTGSREMIDLFAKMFAKHGTTTVRNFDALNDVNNLEYSAQCIKKHNMNHEVVVTMMDLPPGCKGAHDVPFYEKTLRNILDSGIEFDSVCFKDASGTANPHKVYETIAMARNLLGDSIHLRLHTHETAGVSVASYLAALEAGANGIDMAASPVSGGTSQPDILTMLHATKGTNYNLGDLKLDKVLKYEERLKECLAEYMVPPEATQVSPLIPFSPMPGGALTANTQMMRDNGDLDKFDEVIKAMKEVVERGGYGTSVTPVSQFYWQQAYANVMFGPWKQIAPGYGKMVLGYFGKTPVEPDRKIVELASQKLKLDPTIENPLDIADRDETKSIVHWTKILEEEGLETTEENIFIAASCDQKGIAFLKGESPLMVRKGKENNCGERNMAGNYTVVVDGKQYSVQVAEGSGDVQIAPMTTTPTSTPAPAAPVVSGEGSIEIHSQTPGNVWKILKNAGDNVAEGEVIMILEAMKMEIDIAAPQAGTIKSININVNDAVTDGQLLATME
- a CDS encoding OadG family protein produces the protein MEYSLVGEALKFMMLGMLIVFIFLLVLVQVMKLQAKIINKYFLEKTPEVSTSSLQSDQTQDTHHIAAIVATIAEFRKDKYK
- a CDS encoding DEAD/DEAH box helicase, with the protein product MKFHEFNFHHDIAKGVKIAGFKEPSPIQKMAIPIIEEGKDLVAQAHTGTGKTAAFGLPMMDKLARGEIERALVITPTRELATQVSDELYHLGRFAGIRTLTVYGGVGYGRQIALIHKGVQIVVATPGRLKDLYHKGKIDVLNPEIVVLDEADEMLDMGFLDEIKDIFEYIPQNRQTLLFSATMPEPIKELANHILYQPEFISVIGEEETTNNVIEQRYCVINESQRDTAIVKLLETEDINKCIIFCRMKREVDRLTEHLNALGFNATGLHGDLEQQDREVLIRSYRRGETKIMVATDVAARGLDVKDVTHVFNYHIPFDPQSYVHRIGRTGRAGKRGQAITLVTTEEFKELQRIQKEVGAQMCLATIQDNEELNDTSIGYLADQIRALSVHTEAKQVIEVLGDINKEVLLEKLVSRVIEQERYNTGDQIGFDQQTVDGMLEGYENKQKATRSNNRRKKRR
- a CDS encoding undecaprenyl-diphosphate phosphatase, whose amino-acid sequence is MDIFQAVIIGIIEGFTEFLPISSTGHMIIALKFLGVMENDLIKAYEIIIQFAAILAVMLIYREKITFKKIDLWMKLFVAFLPLAVVGFIFKDQIKTLLNVQTVAWMFIIGGIVFLAVEYFYEGKEIHIKDTEKVSHMQALWIGIAQVFSLIPGTSRAGATIIGGLLVGLNRKTSTEFSFLLAIPVMATVSGYQLLKYYHEFFNANWGAFFVGFVIAFIVAYMTIKLFLVFLQRFTFVAFGIYRIIFGVILLVNIG